The following coding sequences lie in one Paenibacillus durus ATCC 35681 genomic window:
- a CDS encoding YlzJ-like family protein yields the protein MILYSVISADQVWEGAIKASPPFREVTVQGIVMQVEPLDEGRARIVRLLQCPLHRYLEPGLAPGQIISYSSGGSGGF from the coding sequence ATGATCCTTTATTCGGTGATATCCGCCGATCAGGTATGGGAAGGGGCCATTAAGGCTTCGCCCCCATTCCGTGAAGTTACTGTACAAGGGATTGTCATGCAGGTTGAGCCGCTGGACGAGGGCAGGGCCAGAATCGTAAGACTTCTGCAATGCCCGCTCCACCGCTATCTGGAACCGGGTCTTGCGCCGGGACAGATCATTTCATATTCGTCCGGGGGATCAGGCGGCTTCTGA
- a CDS encoding FtsK/SpoIIIE family DNA translocase, translating into MAKRRKRKKKKALLGSVLKYEIYGILLITFSVIALSGEAAVGRSLSSLAAYLLGRFYFVLPLIGMYYGLMVMIYRKWPSNWSSRHSGVLLLVCSMCLMSSISAMEQKLGPVSMLHPGNVLSQTQKDLAGALTPAVNDGSIYMLGKDISGGYLGGLEFAVLLWLFGTLGAKLLMIVMLAISFMLVTNLSYIELFGILRIRAVKLAEGIRLRAANRPQVVPVSGRGRPKKVQEEPEEEEEEEELEAGLPSRKAPQFFDKLLRRKTPRSEGEALPESGEDDWDEEHRNIPIISGIPSQSDWSGPDEDYDFENEELESAAPIIRDFFEHIRAEGLSDEDREEWSEFSPAARGSAKPADALSLAEAAEGSVSGEDGVIVEASTGKEGEAEGDIPPAPKPAPPPKPYKLPPFRLLSKPSNGGKAGDQNDYMQTARKLEATLESFGVRAKVLEVVRGPAVTRYEIQPDIGVKVSRIVNLTDDIALALAAKDIRMEAPIPGKSAIGIEVPNPEVSLVTMREVMETQIFQEAEARLTIAFGRDISGQTIIGNLAKMPHLLVAGATGSGKSVCINGIITSILYKAKPDEVKFLMVDPKMVELNVYNGIPHLMAPVVTDPKRASLALKKIVVEMEKRYELFSKSGTRNVEGYNNLMKDNPEAVLPYIVVIVDELADLMMVAANDVEDAICRLAQMARAAGIHLIIATQRPSVDVITGVIKANIPSRIAFGVSSQVDSRTILDMAGAEKLLGRGDMLFMPMGSSKPVRVQGAFMSDAEVEAIVHYVSSQGEAEYDESIVPEVDDAAPETEEPQDELYEQAVQIVLEAKQASVSLLQRRMRVGYTRAARLIDSMEARGVIGPYEGSKPREVLISLEQYQQSRISS; encoded by the coding sequence GTGGCTAAACGGAGAAAACGGAAAAAAAAGAAAGCGCTGCTCGGCAGTGTTTTAAAATATGAGATTTATGGCATTCTTCTGATTACCTTCTCGGTTATAGCTTTATCCGGCGAGGCGGCGGTGGGACGTTCATTATCAAGCTTGGCGGCTTACCTTCTTGGCCGGTTTTATTTCGTATTGCCGCTCATCGGCATGTATTACGGATTAATGGTCATGATCTACCGGAAATGGCCTTCGAATTGGAGCAGCCGGCACAGCGGTGTTCTGCTGCTGGTATGCTCAATGTGCCTGATGAGCAGCATTTCGGCTATGGAGCAGAAGCTTGGGCCGGTATCCATGCTTCATCCGGGCAACGTGCTGTCACAGACCCAGAAGGATCTGGCCGGGGCGTTGACTCCAGCCGTGAATGACGGCAGCATCTATATGCTGGGCAAAGATATAAGCGGCGGCTATCTCGGCGGATTGGAATTCGCTGTGCTGCTGTGGTTGTTCGGGACACTCGGCGCCAAGCTGCTTATGATCGTTATGCTCGCGATCAGCTTTATGCTGGTTACGAATCTCTCCTATATCGAGCTGTTCGGAATACTGAGAATCCGGGCGGTCAAGCTTGCGGAAGGCATTCGGCTTAGAGCCGCTAACCGCCCACAGGTGGTACCGGTATCGGGCCGGGGAAGGCCAAAGAAGGTGCAGGAGGAACCGGAGGAAGAAGAGGAAGAGGAGGAGCTGGAAGCGGGTCTTCCGAGCCGCAAAGCGCCGCAGTTCTTCGACAAACTTCTGCGGCGCAAGACTCCTCGCTCCGAAGGCGAAGCTTTGCCGGAGTCCGGGGAGGATGATTGGGACGAGGAGCATAGGAATATTCCGATCATTTCAGGTATTCCTTCCCAATCGGATTGGTCCGGTCCGGATGAAGATTATGATTTTGAGAACGAGGAACTGGAATCTGCAGCTCCTATCATTCGCGATTTCTTCGAGCATATCCGTGCGGAAGGACTGAGCGACGAGGACCGTGAGGAATGGAGCGAGTTCTCGCCGGCTGCGCGGGGCAGTGCGAAGCCTGCCGATGCCCTGAGCCTCGCGGAAGCGGCGGAAGGGTCTGTCTCCGGGGAAGACGGCGTTATTGTTGAGGCAAGCACCGGCAAGGAAGGAGAGGCTGAAGGAGATATACCTCCGGCTCCCAAGCCGGCGCCTCCGCCTAAGCCTTACAAGCTGCCGCCATTCCGGCTGCTGTCGAAGCCGAGTAACGGCGGCAAAGCCGGCGACCAGAACGATTACATGCAGACGGCCCGCAAGCTTGAGGCGACGCTGGAAAGCTTTGGCGTCCGGGCTAAGGTGCTGGAGGTTGTCCGGGGGCCGGCGGTTACCCGGTACGAGATTCAGCCTGACATCGGTGTGAAGGTCAGCCGGATCGTCAATCTGACCGATGATATCGCTTTGGCGCTCGCCGCTAAAGATATCCGGATGGAGGCGCCGATTCCCGGCAAATCGGCAATCGGAATCGAGGTGCCGAATCCGGAGGTATCGTTGGTTACCATGAGAGAAGTCATGGAAACCCAGATTTTCCAGGAAGCCGAAGCTAGGCTGACGATTGCTTTCGGCAGGGACATTTCCGGTCAGACGATCATCGGAAATCTTGCCAAAATGCCCCATCTGCTTGTCGCCGGGGCAACCGGCTCCGGCAAATCGGTCTGCATCAACGGAATTATCACCAGCATTCTGTACAAGGCCAAGCCGGATGAAGTCAAGTTTCTTATGGTCGATCCGAAGATGGTCGAACTGAATGTATACAATGGGATTCCCCATTTAATGGCTCCTGTCGTTACCGACCCGAAACGCGCCAGCCTGGCGCTCAAGAAAATTGTGGTTGAGATGGAGAAAAGATATGAGCTGTTCTCCAAATCCGGAACACGGAATGTGGAAGGCTATAACAATCTGATGAAGGATAACCCGGAGGCGGTTCTGCCGTATATCGTCGTAATTGTGGACGAGCTTGCCGACTTGATGATGGTTGCCGCGAACGATGTGGAAGACGCCATTTGCCGTCTGGCACAGATGGCGCGAGCGGCGGGAATTCATTTGATTATTGCGACCCAGCGCCCTTCGGTGGATGTCATCACCGGTGTCATCAAGGCCAATATCCCTTCGCGGATCGCCTTTGGCGTCTCCTCGCAGGTTGATTCGCGCACCATTCTGGACATGGCGGGAGCAGAGAAGCTGCTAGGCCGCGGCGATATGCTGTTCATGCCGATGGGCTCCTCCAAGCCGGTTCGGGTTCAAGGAGCTTTCATGAGCGATGCCGAGGTGGAAGCGATCGTCCATTATGTCAGCAGCCAAGGCGAAGCGGAGTATGACGAGTCTATCGTTCCGGAAGTGGATGATGCGGCTCCGGAAACCGAGGAGCCGCAGGATGAACTGTACGAGCAGGCGGTGCAGATCGTGCTTGAAGCCAAGCAAGCTTCGGTATCGCTGCTGCAGCGCAGGATGCGCGTCGGTTACACCCGGGCCGCCAGACTGATCGATTCCATGGAGGCCAGGGGTGTTATAGGTCCGTACGAAGGCAGCAAGCCTCGGGAGGTGCTGATCTCGCTGGAGCAGTACCAGCAAAGCCGGATCAGTTCCTGA
- the sleB gene encoding spore cortex-lytic enzyme produces MKNQKLWIIAVLALTLASAPLIEHFSGGKASSKVPQTAANSSSEAGTYDEAMPAFSTVPIKYGASGQDVYELQGRLKHLGYYSGTIDSQFGSETLNSVKWFQWKFGMVADGVVGAKTKLRLYNATKNWRPTEPKTAKRTTNEANTTDELASGNTMGLSENDLRIMANAVYGESRGEPFEGQVAVAAVILNRTKSPSFPNTPSGVIFQPGAFTAVADGQIYLTPNEQARKAVQQALNGWDPTGGCLYYFNPKTATSKWIWTRPQVKTIGEHIFCM; encoded by the coding sequence ATGAAGAATCAGAAGCTATGGATTATTGCCGTGCTAGCCCTTACGCTTGCGTCAGCTCCGCTGATTGAACATTTCTCCGGAGGAAAGGCGTCATCGAAAGTTCCGCAGACTGCTGCGAATTCTTCGTCCGAGGCTGGGACCTACGATGAAGCGATGCCTGCTTTTAGCACTGTGCCCATTAAATACGGCGCCTCCGGGCAAGATGTATACGAGCTTCAGGGACGCTTGAAGCACCTTGGATATTACTCGGGCACAATAGACAGCCAATTCGGCAGCGAAACATTAAACTCCGTCAAATGGTTTCAGTGGAAATTTGGCATGGTGGCAGACGGTGTCGTCGGAGCAAAGACGAAGCTGAGGTTGTACAATGCAACTAAGAACTGGCGTCCTACGGAACCGAAGACCGCCAAGAGAACAACAAACGAGGCAAACACTACCGATGAATTGGCGTCCGGAAATACAATGGGCTTGTCGGAGAACGATTTGAGGATCATGGCAAATGCCGTCTACGGGGAGTCTCGGGGGGAACCGTTTGAAGGACAGGTGGCCGTCGCCGCAGTTATTCTGAACCGGACAAAATCCCCAAGTTTTCCGAACACGCCTTCAGGCGTTATTTTCCAGCCCGGAGCATTTACCGCCGTCGCCGACGGACAGATTTATCTGACGCCCAATGAGCAGGCGCGCAAAGCGGTTCAGCAGGCGCTCAACGGCTGGGACCCGACGGGAGGCTGTCTGTATTACTTCAATCCGAAGACCGCAACCTCCAAATGGATCTGGACAAGACCGCAGGTGAAGACGATCGGCGAGCATATTTTCTGTATGTAA
- a CDS encoding ClpP family protease, whose protein sequence is MDGNTPFETAYRNEEPVTPPEREDQGGEGTQDAGGTISTVKEFGQVAVPPTEPEIYCITIIGQIEGHIVMPPHNKTTKYEHIIPQLVAAEQSKTVKGVLIILNTVGGDVEAGLAIAEMIASLSKPTVTVVVGGGHSIGVPIAVSSSYSIIAESATMTIHPIRMNGLVIGVPQTFEYMEKMQERVVRFVTSHSRISVECFKDLMFKTGELNRDIGTAVGGHDAVAFGLMDEIGGIGTAMAKLNELIALRGAPAETGGLTQ, encoded by the coding sequence ATGGATGGCAATACACCTTTCGAAACAGCTTACCGAAATGAGGAACCGGTAACGCCTCCGGAGAGAGAAGACCAGGGCGGTGAAGGAACTCAGGATGCCGGAGGCACGATCAGCACGGTGAAAGAATTCGGTCAAGTGGCGGTTCCACCCACCGAGCCGGAGATTTATTGCATCACGATCATTGGTCAGATCGAAGGACATATCGTCATGCCCCCGCATAACAAGACGACCAAATATGAACATATCATCCCCCAACTGGTCGCAGCTGAGCAGAGTAAAACAGTTAAGGGGGTGCTAATCATTCTGAATACGGTGGGCGGCGATGTGGAAGCCGGTCTTGCCATTGCGGAAATGATTGCTTCGCTGTCCAAGCCGACGGTTACCGTCGTTGTTGGGGGAGGCCACAGCATCGGGGTTCCCATCGCGGTATCCTCAAGCTATTCAATCATAGCGGAAAGCGCCACGATGACGATTCATCCCATCCGCATGAACGGCCTCGTCATCGGCGTTCCGCAGACTTTTGAGTACATGGAGAAAATGCAGGAGCGCGTCGTCCGGTTCGTCACGTCCCATTCGCGGATTTCCGTAGAATGCTTCAAGGATCTGATGTTTAAGACGGGAGAGCTTAATAGAGACATTGGTACGGCTGTCGGAGGCCATGATGCCGTTGCATTTGGACTTATGGACGAAATAGGCGGGATCGGCACGGCAATGGCGAAACTGAATGAACTAATTGCTCTTAGAGGAGCCCCTGCCGAGACGGGAGGGTTGACCCAATGA